GGCGGTGCTGGCCAAGCCGCCCTCGCTGGGCGACCGGCGGCTGATCACCGTGGACGACGTGCGCGACGCGCTACAGAGCCGCGCAACGCGCTACGACAAGCATGGCGAGCTGCACTACGACGCGATCTCGGCGCTGCATAAATGTGTGCGCGACAGCGACCCCGACGCGGCGCTGTACTGGCTTGGGCGTATGCTCGATGGTGGCGAAGACCCGCTGTACGTAGCGCGGCGGGTGGTGCGTATGGCCGTGGAAGATATTGGCCTGGCCGACCCGCAGGCGCTAGCGCTGACGATTGCGGCGCAGCAGGCGATTCACTTTCTGGGCCAGCCCGAGGGCGACCTGGCGCTGGCGCAGGCGGTGGTGTACCTGGCGCAGGCGCCCAAGAGCAACGCACTGTATAAGTCCTATGGCGCGGCGTTGGGCGATGTGGCCGAGACGCGCAACGAGCCGGTGCCGCTGCATCTGCGCAACGCCCCAACCAGGCTGATGAAGGGCCTGGGCTACGGTAAGGGCTACCGCTATGCCCACGACTACGACGATGCCCAGATCGACCAGGAGCATTTCCCGGCTAACCTGACCGGCCGGCGCTACTACGAGCCGACCGGGCGTGGCTTCGAGGCGAGCATCCGCGAGCGGCTGGCCTGGCGCGACGCGCACACGAAGCCGGCTGAGCTGCGGCCACCGGGGGCCGAAAGCACGGCACCACCGGCGCCTGGCCGCCGGGCGCCTGCCGGTGGTGACGCGCTACAAGCGCTGGCGGGTGAAGAGTCGCAGGATGCCGGTGACGACGATGGCGCACAGGTGCGGCGCCCGGCGGCGAAGCGGCCGACCAAGCCGGGCCAGCGTGGCGAAAGGTGAGCCACACGATGTGACACATAGGGATCTTCGATTTTTGAATGAGCCAATGGTGGGGTGCGGGGCCGAAGGCTGCTCCGCACCGCCCCAATCGAATAGTTATTTATTCGAGATTCCACAAACAATCGATTCGTATTATCAATACCCAAAGGCGCCAAGGTGTTAAGGAGCATAGCTGCTCTTGAACCTTGGTGTCTTAGCGTCTTGATGATGCAAGTGGGGGTATATATGTCGACAGCCGTTTCATTTCAAGAATCCGAGGCCGATGCCAGCCAGGAGCGCCCGGCGCTTTCGCGGACTGCGCTGCGCGATGTGCTGGCCACCGCGCTGCGGGCCGGGCAGCTGATGCTGGAGAATGGCGCCAACACCGCGCGGATCGAAGAGACCGTCCATCGAATGGGCACGGCGCTAGGCGCCGAATGGATGGATGTCTATGTGACACCGCAGGGCATCATCGCCTCGGCTGTGTCGCATCACGAGCACCGCACCCGCATCCAGCGCGTGATCAAGAGCGGTGTCGACCTGAGCCGAGTCGCAGCGGTGATGGACCTCTCGCGGCGCGCCGAGCATGGTGAGCTGACGGCCGAGGAGGCGCTGCAGCAGCTCGAACAGATTGCGCGGCAGCCGCGACTCTATGGCGTGTGGGCGACCATGCTGGCGGTGGCGTTGGCCTGTGGCGGCTTCGCCGTGCTGTTTGGCGGCGGGATTGGCGAGTTCGGTGTGGTATTGCTGGCGGCCGGGTGTGCGCAGCTGTTGCGCCACAGCCTGCTGCACAACAATCTCGACCGGCTGATGACCACGGCGGTGGTGGCGGCGTGCGCCAGCGCACTGGCGTTGACCATTGCCGAGCGATTGCCGCTGCTGGTGCCGATCGCGATCAAACCGGCGACTGTGATCACTGCGTCGGTGCTGCTGCTGGTGCCGGGTGTGCTGATGGTCAGCTCGACCGCCGACATGGTGCGCGGCGACATCACCTCGGGCGTGGCACGTGCGACGGCGGCGCTCTTGTCGGTGATGTCGATCGGCGCGGGCATCTGGGCGACGCTGCTGGTCAGCCGGGCGACTGTGACGCTCGAGACAGTGGTGCAGCCGAACTTGCTGGTGGCGTTGGTAATGGCATTGCTGGCGGCGGGTGGGTTTGGCGTACTGTTCGACGTGCCGTACCGTGCGCTGCCATTTGCGGCACTGACGGGCATGCTGGCCTACGGAGTGCGCTGGCTGATCGCCTATGGCGGTGCCCCGATCGAGGTAGCATTCTTCTTTGCCGGGCTGACGATCGGCGCGATGGCCGAGCTGCTGGCGCGGCGCCTGCGCACCACCAGCTCGCTATTCGCCATCCCCGGCTATATTCCGCTGGTGCCGGGTGCGATCGCATTCCGCGCGGTATTGCGCTTTGTCGAGGCCGACTACACGGCCGGGCTGGCCGACGCGGTGCGCGCAGTGCTGCTGATCATCGCGATTGCGGTGGGGCTGGGCACGGTCAGTGCGCTGACGCGCATGCGGCAGAAGCTGCTATTTTAGCGCCGACTGGGACGCGGACGAACGCGGACGAACGAGAGATTGATTGGGACGCGGATGAACGCGGACGAACGAGAGATTGATTGGGACGCGGACGAACGCGGACGAACGAGAGATTGATTGGGACGCGGACGAACGCGGATGAACGCGGATAATAGGCACGCCCATGGGACGCGGACGAACGCGGACGAACGCGGACGAACGAGAGATTGATTCGGACGCGGACGAACGCGGACGAACGCGGATAATAAAATAAGCCAGCCGACTGGGACGCGGACGAACGCGGACGAGCGCGGACGAACGAGAGATTGATTGGGACGCGGACGAGCGCGGACGAACGCGAATACGAGGGAGGGCATCTACCTGGGGTTATGCGTGCGTCTGAATCCGCTACCCCGTAACGTACGCACGTACTTCAAAACCAACTCTTGACAGCGCTTACAAAATATGCTATATTTTGTAAGCGCTGTCAATATGAATTTAGTTTCGCATCTTCGTGAAGCCTCAAAGGTCGATATGCCTTTGAAAGCACTTACAAAGCATGGAGATCAGCATGACGCGCAACGATAAAACACTAGGCGAAGTCACGATCTTTGACGTGGCCCGTGAGGCCGGCGTTTCATACGCGACGGTCTCGCGTGTGATTAACAACAAAGATCATGTGCGGCCCGACAAGCGCGAGCGCGTGCTGCGGGCAATGACGCGGTTGGGCTATGTCGTCAATCAGCAGGCGCGCAGCTTAGCCGGCGGTAAATCGCAAGTGGTTGGCCTGCTGGTTCCGGGGGTCGACAGCGGCTATATCGGCGAGATTATTCGCGGTGTCGATGAAGAGCTGACCAATGCCTCGTACGACCTGATGCTCTATACCTCGCACCAACGCAAGACGCGCGAATCGACGTATGTAGCCACGCTAACCCAAGGGCTGGCCGATGGCCTGTTGCTGGTGTTGCCGCGTGCGCCGGGCGCATATATTGAGACCCTACGGCAGCGCCGTTTCCCATTCGTACTGATCGATCACCAGGGTATCGACGAGCAAGGCCCATCAGTCGGCGCGACGAACTGGCAGGGTGGCTATGATGCGACCAATTACCTGCTCACACTTGGGCACCGGCGGATCGGGTTCATCACCGGCGCCCTGGATCTACGCTGCTCGACCGACCGATTGGCTGGCTACCAGGCCGCGCTGGAAGCCGCTGGCATCGCCTTCGACGCAAGCCTGGTGATGACAGGCGATTTTATGCAGCCACAGGGTTATAGTGGCGCACACGCGCTGCTGATGCTGCCGAATCGCCCGACAGCGATTGTTGTATCGAATGATGTGATGGCTTTTGGTGCGATGGAGGCAGTGCGTGAGAATGGCCTGCGCATCCCGGCAGATATTTCGATCGTGGGATTCGATGATATTCCGCAGGCATCGCACGTACATCCGCTACTGACGACAATTCGGCAACCACTCGAAGAGATGGGCCGGGTTGCTACACGGATGTTGCTTGAACTCATTGCCAACCCGGCCGACGAGGCGGCGAGAATTGAACTACCGACCGAGCTAATCATCCGTAGCTCGTGCCGCTCACTCATGTAACCACCCTACCCAATGCGCTATTAGCCTCTCTCTGAACACACTCGGTGGGCCCCCGAGCTTGTGCTAGGAGCTTATTGTCTTTTTTCGCTAAGGAGTACCTCTCATGAACGTTCGAAGGCGTCTCGTAACACTCGCGCTTATTAGCGCAGTGCTTGTGCTGGCAGCGTGTGGCGGCCAGGCGCCGGCGACGCAGCAGGCCACCAGCGCGCCGGCGGCCGAGCCAACCAAGGCAGCAGAGCAGGCCACCAGCGCGCCAGCCGCCGAGCCAACCAAGGCAGCAGAGCAGGCCACCAGCGCGCCAGCGGCCGAGCCAACCGCCGCGCCGGCACCGACGGCTACACCCATTCCGCTCTCGACAATTGGCACAGGTGCCACCAAGATTGTCTGGTGGCATATCAACACACAAGCCGATCAGCGCGAAAACTGGCAAAAGCTTGCCAGTGCCTACGTCAAGGATCACCCGGACGTTTCGATTGAAATCACCGTGCTCGAGAACGAGGCGTTCAAGGCCAAACTGGCGACAGCCATGCAATCCGGCAGCCCACCCGATGTGTTCCAGAGCTGGGGTGGTGGTGTGCTCAAACAGTATGGCGATGCCGGGCTGGTGCAGGATCTGGCGCCGGCGCTGCAGCAAAACGGCTGGGGCGATAGCTTCCAGCCCGGCCCGATCTCGCTGTACACCTTCGGCGACAAGATCTATGGCGTCCCCTGGAATGCTGGCATGGTCGGCTTCTGGTATAACAAGGCGCTGTTCGAGAAGGCCGGCATCGCGCAGCCGCCGGCAACCTGGACGGAGTTTCTGGATGTGGTGAAGAAGCTCAAGGCCGCCAACATCACGCCGATTGCGCTGGGCGAGAAGGACAAGTGGCCGGGGCATTTCTACTGGGTGTACCTGGCGACGCGCATCGGTGGCCGGGCTGCGTTTGAGAAGGCCTATGCTCGCGAGGGTAGCTTCGCCGACCCATCATTCGTTGAGGCCGGCACCAAGCTGAAGGAGCTGGTCGATCTCCAGCCGTTCCAGAATGGTTTCCTAGGCGCCGGCTATGGCGACCACATTGCGCTGATGGCCAACGGTAAGGCTGCGATGGAGCTGATGGGCCACTGGGCGCCTGGCGCCGAGCGCGGGGCAGCCAAGGATGTCAAGACCTTCAACGCGAACCTGGGCTGGTTCCCGTTCCCGAGCGTTGAGGGTGGTGCGGGTGATGCGACCGACGCGCTGGGTGGTGGCGACGGCTTTGCGTTCGGCAAGAACGCACCGCCGGCCGCGATCGACTTCGTACGCTACCTGACCAGCGTCGAGAATCAGACCGCCATGGCCAAGGCCGGCATCGCCGTGCCGCCGGTGGTGAAAGGCGCCGAGGCCGGCCTGGATGATGCGCTCTTGAAAGAGATCCAGAGTCGGGTCGCGAAGGCCAAGTACTACCAGCTGTACTACGACCAGTACCTACCGCCGGCAGTAGGCCAGGCCGTCAACGATGCCACGCAGGAGTTGTTTGCCGGCACGACTGCCCCCGAGCAGGTTGCCAAGACGATCGAAGAAGCTGCCGCGATCGAGCTCGTGCAGTAAGCCGCGCAGCTCGCGCCTTTCGAAACCGGCAAGATGCGATGGGCCGCCGAGATCTGGCAATTCCCCCGATGCTGTTCGGCGGCCCACACACATTCGAGCGCCGGCCTAGGCAAGGATCGGCGGGGGCGACACCAGGAGGTGCTAGGGAATGCTCCCGCCCCACATACAGCTGTGTCGTTCGGGGTGTACCGTGGCTGCGAACCCTGCTGCGCCGAAAGGATTGGCTATGCAAACGTCCTCACAGCCCATTGAACGGATGATCGTACGCCGGCCGCGCATCCGCTGGGGGCACCTGGCAACAATCGTTGGTTTTCTGCTGCCGGGCGCGCTGATCTATATTGGACTGGTGCTGTTGCCGGTGGCTCAGGCCGTCTACTACAGCTTTTTCCGCTGGAATGGCCTTGGCCCGCTCACCAACTTCACGGGCCTGGCCAACTACACTCGCGCCCTGAGCGACCGGGTTTTTTTGCTTTCGCTTGGCCACAACCTGCAGCTGATTGTGCTATCGCTGGCCATCCAGATCCCGCTGGCGCTCGGGCTGGCGCTGCTGATCAGGGGGCTTACGCGCGGCCGCGCGATCTTTCGCACGATCTTCTTTATGCCGTTCGTGCTCTCCGAAATCGTGACTGGCGTGATCTGGAGCTTCATCTACCGGCCAGATGGTGGCCTGGTCGAAACACTATTCAGTTCTATCGCGCCTGGCTTCGCGAAGACGGCGCTGCTGGCCGACCCCAAGACCGTGCTCTACGCGCTATTCGTGGTGATCACCTGGAAATTCTTCGGCTACCACATGATCCTCTACATCGCCGGCCTGCAGAATATTCCAACCGAGGTGGAAGAGGCCGCGCAGATCGACGGCTGTAGCCGGCTCCAGGCGCTGCGCTACATCACCATTCCGCTGCTGAGTAGCACCATCCGGCTTACGATCTACCTCTCGGTGCTTGGCTCGCTTCAGTTCTTCGATCTGATCTGGATCATGACCACTGGTGGGCCAGTCAACGCCAGCGACACAATGGCCACCTACCTGTACAAGTTCGGCTTTCAGCGGTTTCAGCTGGGGTATGGTAGCGCGATTGCCGTGATCATGTTCCTGATATGCTTTGGCTTCTCCATCGCGTATCAGACTTTCGCCATGCGGCGCGATTTTGAGTAGCTCGACGGGAGGCAGGCTATGTCAACACAAACGATACGCACCTCAACCAATTTCAAGGGCGTGATCGGGCTGCTGCAGTATCTTGTCGGCGCTTTCGTCGCGCTGGTTGTACTCATCCCGATCCTGGCGACAATACTCAACGGCTTCAAGACCAATGCCGACTTGCTGGTGAACCCTTTCAGCCTACCCGAGACATGGCAGTGGGGCAACTATATAGGTGTGCTGCAGAGCGCATCGTTCTGGCGCCAGCTGCTGAACAGCACGATCGTAATGGTGGCGACGGCGACAGGTGTGGTGGTATTGTCGAGCATGGCCGCCTTCGTGTTCGCGCGCATGGAGTTTCGTGGGCGCGAGCTGCTGTTCAACTTCTTTACGCTCGGCCTGCTGTTTCCACTGGCCGTGGCAATTCTGCCGCTGTACATCTCGCTGCGCCAGGCCAACCTGATCGATAGCCTGTGGGGCGTGATCTTGCCGCAGGTGGCCTTCGGGCTGCCAGGCAACATCCTGATCCTGCGGGGCTTTTTCGGCAGCATCCCGCGCGAGCTCGACGAGGCGGCTTCGATCGACGGCTGCACGCCGGTGGGGTTTTTCGTGCGCGTGCTGCTGCCGCTGATGCGCCCCGCGCTGGCAGCCGTGGTGGTGCTGACCATGGTGGCCAGCTGGAATTCGTTCTTCCTGCCCTTACTGGTGCTGAACAGCGAGCAGCTCTATACGCTGCCGCTGGGCATCCAGCAGTTCCAGGGGCAGTTCGGCACCGATTGGGCCAAAATCCTGGCGTTCATTTCGCTGGCGCTTATGCCAACAATCATCTTCTACCTCCTGGCCGAACGCCAGATCGTCGCCGGGCTGACTGCCGGGGCCGTGAAGGGGTAACCGTTTACGATAGTTAGAGGCTGCCTGAAACGTACCCACCAGGGCACCAAGCAGCTGAGGGGCAGGGGGCAAACGCGGATCTATCGCCATGCGTTTGGCGCCCTGGTGTCGTGGTGGCCAACCGGCTTTCAGGCAGCTTCCTTAGGAATATGCCATGATCTACCGACGCCGACAGTTCTTGAAGCTGACCGCCGCACTCGCTGCGCTGCCTTTAGGCCTGAGCGCCTGCGGGAACACGCCCGCAGTGCGTAGCCCAACCCCTGCGCCACCACTGCCGACTCCGCAGCCGCCGACTCCGGCAGCTCCGCGCCCGGCGTTCGAGAGCGGCGTGTATCGGAATCTATTCGTTGAGTGTGGCAAGCGCGCGCAGGAGGTTACGGCAAAGATCGAAGCCGCATGGCAGAGTCTGTTCGCCTCGACCGACGACACCCGGCGAGTCTACTATCCGGCTGGTACGAACGAGCAGGGGCCGTTAGCCTATGTCAAAGATATCGGCAACGACGACATCCGTTCCGAGGGCATGTCGTATGGCATGATGATCGCGGTACAGCTCGATAAGCAGGCCGAGTATAACGCGATCTGGAACTGGGCCAAGACGCACATGCAACACCAGGAGGGCGAGTGGCAAGGCTACTTCTCCTGGCACAACAACGCCGATGGCTCCAAGATCGACGATAACCCGGCCTCGGACGGCGAAGAGTGGTTTGCGACCGCGCTGCTGTTCGCGGCCGGCCGCTGGGGCGATGGGCAGGGCATCTACAACTATCGCGCCGAGGCCGACACAATACTCAACACGATGCTGCACAAAACCGACATGTTCACCGGCGAAACGGGCGTAACGAATATGTTCGATCGGCAGCAGCGGCAGGTGGTGTTTGTTCCGTACGGCGAACATGCAAGCTTTACCGACCCATCGTACCACCTGCCGGCCTTCTACGAGCTATGGGGCCGCTGGGCGGCCGGGTACGCCGACCAACAGCTGGCCGATCGGCAATTCTGGCTATCGGCTGCGAAAACCAGCCGCGATTTCTTTCAGCGCACCTGCCACCCCAAGACTGGCCTCGCGCCCGATTATGCCGAATTCGACGGCACGCCCCGCGCAGTGAATGAACACGATGCCTTTCGTTTCGACGCCTTCCGCGTGATCGGCAATGTGGCAGTCGACTATGCCTGGTTTGGTGCCGACGAGCGCGAGCGCGCGCTGTGCGATCGGCTCCAGGCGTTCTTTGCCAGCCAGCCCGACTATGGTAACCAGTACACGCTCGATGGCAAACCGCTATCGACCGATCGCTCGCCGGGCCTGATTGCAATGAACGCGGTGGCCAGCCTGGCTGCAACGGACGAAGCGCGCGCCGGGGCGTTTCTCGATGCGCTCTGGGCGATCGAGCCGCCCACCGGCACCTGGCGCTACTACGATGGGCTGCTGTACCTGCTGGCGCTGCTGCATACCAGCGGCAACTTTCGTATCTATACACCAGGCGGCACACCTAAGGGCGCCTAGCTGCTATAGCAGTTTGCAGTTGGCAGGCGGTAGCGTGATCCTCCACCCGGCCATGCACGCCTCGCTATTGCATGACCGCGCCGCTGTGGTGCAAACTGCAATAATGAAACCGAAATACAGCCAAGGAGCATTGAAATGGGCGTCGCTCAAGCAGGCTATGATGATCCATCCAGGCCAATCGACGAGCGAGTTGAAAATTTGCTCGGCCAGATGAGCCTCGATGAGAAGATTGCGCAGCTTGGCTGCGTGTGGACTACCAAGCTGGTGCATAACGATATGTTCGACCCCGATTATGTTGCGGCGAAGATTCCGCACGGGATCGGCCAGATCACGCGTATCGGTGCCTCGACCGGGCTGCGCCCGCGCGAGAGTGCGGCGCTGATGAACGACATTCAGCGCGTCGCTGTCGAGCGCACCCGCCTGGGCATCCCGATCCTGGTTCACGAGGAGTCGGTTGCGGGCTATTGTGCCCGCGACGCTACAGTGTTCCCGCATGGGATTGGCCTGGCGGCGACCTGGAACCCGGCGCTGGTTGAGCAGGTGGCCGGTGTGATCCGCGACCAGATGCTGGCGGTTGGTGCCCGGCTCGGCCTGGCGCCGGTGCTCGACATCGCCCGTGACCCGCGCTGGGGGCGGCTCGAGGAGAGCTACGGCGAAGACCCACTGCTCGCGGGCACGATCGGGGTGGCCTACGTACGCGGCCTGCAGACGGCCGATCTGCGCAATGGCGTAGTTGCGACTGGTAAGCACTTTCTGGGCTATGCGATGTCGGCGGGGGGGCGCAACTGGGGCCCCGTACAGTTAGGCCCACGCGAGCTGCGCGAGGTCTATGCCGAGCCGTTCGCGGCCGCCATCCGCGATGCCGGGATGGCTGCGGTGATGAATTCGTATGCCTCGATCGATGGCATCCCCTGCGCCGGCAGCCGCGCCATCCTGACCGACCTGCTGCGTAATGAGCTAGGCTTCGCCGGCGTGGTGGTGGCCGACTACTGGGCCATCCCGCAGCTGTTGCGTTTCCACCGCGTTGTGGCCGACAAGGGTGCCGCAGCCGCACTGGCGCTCGCGGCCGGGCTCGACATGGAGCTGCCGACAACCGAGTACTACGACGCACCGCTCAAGGCCGAGATCGAGGCCGGGCGCATGCCGCGCCAGCTGGTCGATATCGCCGTGCGGCGAGTGCTGCGGATGAAGTTTCAGCTCGGCCTGTTCGAGCAGCCCTACGTCGATGCTGAGGCGGCGCCCAAGCACTTCCAGACTCCGGCACAGAGTGCGCTGGCCCGGCGGGCCGCGGCCGAGTCGGTCATTCTGCTGACTAACGATGGCGTTTTGCCGCTTGGGCCGAAGCTTAAGCGCGTGGCGCTGATCGGGCCGGGCGCCGACGACCAGCGGCTGCTCCAGGGCGATTACCACTACCCCGCGCACCAGGAGCTGATCTACCTGGCGACTGACAAGACGAGCGATCCAACCCTGATCGGCGCCGAGGAGTTCACGCCGCAGGCCGGCGGTGCCTTCGCGGCCGGCCCGCACTATACACCGCACATAACCCCGCTGGCCGGCCTACGCGCCGCGCTTGGTGCGGGGGTAGCGATCGAACATGCGCGGGGATGCGACGTGCTCGGCGACGACCGCTCGGGCTTCAAGGCTGCGGTTGCGGCAGCACGGGCGGCCGAGGTTGCTGTCGTGGTGGTCGCGGGGAAGAGCGGCATACACCGGCCGGCGACTGTCGGCGAGGCAAATGATGCGGCCGACCTCGCGCTTACCGGCGTGCAGGCCGAGCTAGTCGAGGCGGTAGCGGCCACCGGCACCCCACTTGTGGTGGTTGTGATGAGCGGCCGTGCCCACGCGCTCGAGCGGGTTGCCGCGCTGGCCAACGCGCTCGTGCAGCTGTTCCCGCCCGGCGAGCAAGGCGGCAACGGACTCGCCGATGTGCTCACCGGCGCGGTAAATCCGAGCGGGCGCTTGCCGGTGACGCTGCCGCGTACGGTGGGGCAAGTGCCGATCTATTATGGCCACCGCGCCGGTGGTGAGTCGCCCATGTTCTTTGGCGATTATATCGACTGCCCGGCGACACCGTTGTTTCCGTTTGGCCATGGGCTGAGCTATACCAGCTTTACATATAGCGATTACACCGTACGGGCAGCGACAACGGCGGAACCGATCGAGATAACCGTGCAAATTTGCAATACCGGGCAGCGTGCCGGCGAGGAAGTGGTGCAGCTGTATGGTTGCGACATGGTTGCCTCGGTGGCGCGGCCCGACCAATTTCTGCTTGGGTTCGCCCGCGTGGCGCTCGAGCCCGGCCAGGCCAAGCGGGTGACATTCATCGTACACCCCTCGCGGCTGGCGTTCTACAACCCGCAGATGCGCTTCGTAACCGAGCCGGGAGCATTTCGCTTCAGCGTTGCTGCGTCGGCCACCGATCGGCGGGCCGAACAGCTGGTTGATCTGAGCGGCCCGGCGATCGAATATCGCCAGCGCGAGATCGTAGCGACACGGGTGATCATTGCGTGATGCCAATGCTATGATGTGGGCATGCGCATCCATTCCGTTCTGCGCAAAGGCACTATGCGGGGAAGGCGCGCCCGCACCGCTGTAACTGTGAGTAGTTGCAAGAAAGGTAGGCGGCTGGTATGAGCTATACACCTAAGCCCTCCGACAAATTTACGTTTGGCCTCTGGACCGTCGGCAACATTGGGCGCGACCCATTTGGCGAGCCGGTGCGCCAGCCGATCACGCCGGTAGCGATCGTTCAGCTGCTGGCCGAGGCCGGCGCCTATGGCGTCAACTTCCACGATAACGACCTGGTGCCGATCGACGCCACGCCGGCCGAGCGCGACCGGATCGTCAAGCAGTTCAAACAGGCGCTGAGCGACACTGGCCTGGTGGTGCCTATGGCCACCACCAACCTGTTTACCGACCCGGCCTTTAAGGATGGCGCATTCACCGCCAACGACCCGGCCGTGCGCGCCTACGCCATCCAGAAAACCATGCGCTCAATCGATCTGGGCGTCGAGTGTGGCGCCCAGGTATACGTGTTCTGGGGCGGGCGCGAGGGCGCCGAAACCGACGCGGCCAAAGATCCACAAGAGGCAGTCAAGCGCTTCCGCGAGGCGCTGAACTTCCTGTGCGGCTATGTCAAAGACCAGGGCTACGACTTGAAATTCGCGCTCGAACCCAAGCCCAACGAGCCGCGCGGCGACATCTACCTGGCCACGGTTGGGCACGCGCTGGCGCTGATCGCCACGCTCGACGACCCGGCCATGGTTGGTGTCAACCCCGAGGTGGCGCACGAGACGATGGCCGGGCTGAACTTCCTGCATGGCGTGGCGCAGGCCTGGGAGGCCGGTAAGCTGTTCCATATCGACCTGAACGACCAATCGCCGGGGCGCTACGACCAGGACTTCCGCTTCGGTGCGGTGAACTTGAAGAGCGCCTTCTTCCTGGTCAAGTTCCTCGAAGAGGTGGGCTACGACGGCAGCCGGCACTTCGACGCACACGCCTACCGCAGCGAGGGCTACGCAGGTGTGCGCGCGTTTGCGCGCGGCTGCATGCGCACCTACCTGATCTTGAAAGAGAAGGCCGAGCAGTGGCGCGCCGACCCCGAGATCCAGGCGCTGCTGGCCGAGATCAACGCCGACAGTGCTGCCAGCCCGGCATGGGCCGGCGGCTACAGCGCCGCCAAGGCTGCCGCACTACAGAGCCACACCTTCGACCGCGCCGCGCTTGGTGCGCGCGATCTGGGCTACGAGCGGCTCGACCAGCTCACCGTCGAGCTACTGCTGGGTGTGCGTGAGTAGGGCATCGGCCTGGCCGGTTATGTCGGCCCGCGTGGCCGCACAAGCTCCTACTACCAAATCCGGTTAATCGCTTGGTTTATGGTGGGGGTTCGGGGGCGGCAAAGCCGCCCCCGAAATGCTCTTTTGGTGTGCGATGCCTGGCAAAGCCAGGCATCGCACACCAAAACGAACGTAATCAAACGGAGTTGGTATAAGATGGTTTAGATAATCACGAAGCGCACGGGATGGCTGGCACACAGGTTGCCGCACGATCGTGCGCTTTGTGCTGGAAAGAAACGCGCTGGGCTTGATCGCGTGATGCCTTACGCAGGTGCGCCGTATTACGGCGCAGGTGGGGCCGCCGAGGCCCTACGATTTATTGCAGGAAGCTGGCCCCGGTGCTACAATTCGGGCATGCCCGCCGGCCGGAGGCCCGGCCACCTGCCGATCCCTCGGGCACTGCCTGAGATCGCCAAACGAAGAACTGCTTGGCGCGCACAGCTGTGAGGGGCGCCGCAGCCTGGAACCGCTCGCTGCACTTGCTCGTCTCTAGTGTATGCCTACGCGGTGATCGCGTTGCGCCGGAATCTGCCTGCGGCAGAGCAGCACGTGTGCTACGTTGTGGTTGCTGCTTGCTGCCTTGGCACAGCGCAAGAGGCAGC
The sequence above is drawn from the Candidatus Kouleothrix ribensis genome and encodes:
- a CDS encoding LacI family DNA-binding transcriptional regulator: MEISMTRNDKTLGEVTIFDVAREAGVSYATVSRVINNKDHVRPDKRERVLRAMTRLGYVVNQQARSLAGGKSQVVGLLVPGVDSGYIGEIIRGVDEELTNASYDLMLYTSHQRKTRESTYVATLTQGLADGLLLVLPRAPGAYIETLRQRRFPFVLIDHQGIDEQGPSVGATNWQGGYDATNYLLTLGHRRIGFITGALDLRCSTDRLAGYQAALEAAGIAFDASLVMTGDFMQPQGYSGAHALLMLPNRPTAIVVSNDVMAFGAMEAVRENGLRIPADISIVGFDDIPQASHVHPLLTTIRQPLEEMGRVATRMLLELIANPADEAARIELPTELIIRSSCRSLM
- a CDS encoding replication-associated recombination protein A, whose amino-acid sequence is MPKAQKTLFDNQRDEALQRQAPLAARMRPRTLDEFVGQDQIVGEGRLLRRAIANDTLFSIILWGPPGSGKTTLARIVAETTNAHFEPISAVSAGVADLRRVVKEAEDRLGMFKQSTVLFIDEIHRFNKAQQDAVLPYVEDGTVILIGATTENPSFEVNSALLSRARVFVLEALRDEQIGTLVDRALADAERGLGAYRVMLAADARGYLLNMANGDARTALNALEAAVLAKPPSLGDRRLITVDDVRDALQSRATRYDKHGELHYDAISALHKCVRDSDPDAALYWLGRMLDGGEDPLYVARRVVRMAVEDIGLADPQALALTIAAQQAIHFLGQPEGDLALAQAVVYLAQAPKSNALYKSYGAALGDVAETRNEPVPLHLRNAPTRLMKGLGYGKGYRYAHDYDDAQIDQEHFPANLTGRRYYEPTGRGFEASIRERLAWRDAHTKPAELRPPGAESTAPPAPGRRAPAGGDALQALAGEESQDAGDDDGAQVRRPAAKRPTKPGQRGER
- a CDS encoding threonine/serine exporter family protein, which translates into the protein MSTAVSFQESEADASQERPALSRTALRDVLATALRAGQLMLENGANTARIEETVHRMGTALGAEWMDVYVTPQGIIASAVSHHEHRTRIQRVIKSGVDLSRVAAVMDLSRRAEHGELTAEEALQQLEQIARQPRLYGVWATMLAVALACGGFAVLFGGGIGEFGVVLLAAGCAQLLRHSLLHNNLDRLMTTAVVAACASALALTIAERLPLLVPIAIKPATVITASVLLLVPGVLMVSSTADMVRGDITSGVARATAALLSVMSIGAGIWATLLVSRATVTLETVVQPNLLVALVMALLAAGGFGVLFDVPYRALPFAALTGMLAYGVRWLIAYGGAPIEVAFFFAGLTIGAMAELLARRLRTTSSLFAIPGYIPLVPGAIAFRAVLRFVEADYTAGLADAVRAVLLIIAIAVGLGTVSALTRMRQKLLF
- a CDS encoding sugar ABC transporter permease translates to MQTSSQPIERMIVRRPRIRWGHLATIVGFLLPGALIYIGLVLLPVAQAVYYSFFRWNGLGPLTNFTGLANYTRALSDRVFLLSLGHNLQLIVLSLAIQIPLALGLALLIRGLTRGRAIFRTIFFMPFVLSEIVTGVIWSFIYRPDGGLVETLFSSIAPGFAKTALLADPKTVLYALFVVITWKFFGYHMILYIAGLQNIPTEVEEAAQIDGCSRLQALRYITIPLLSSTIRLTIYLSVLGSLQFFDLIWIMTTGGPVNASDTMATYLYKFGFQRFQLGYGSAIAVIMFLICFGFSIAYQTFAMRRDFE
- a CDS encoding extracellular solute-binding protein, whose amino-acid sequence is MNVRRRLVTLALISAVLVLAACGGQAPATQQATSAPAAEPTKAAEQATSAPAAEPTKAAEQATSAPAAEPTAAPAPTATPIPLSTIGTGATKIVWWHINTQADQRENWQKLASAYVKDHPDVSIEITVLENEAFKAKLATAMQSGSPPDVFQSWGGGVLKQYGDAGLVQDLAPALQQNGWGDSFQPGPISLYTFGDKIYGVPWNAGMVGFWYNKALFEKAGIAQPPATWTEFLDVVKKLKAANITPIALGEKDKWPGHFYWVYLATRIGGRAAFEKAYAREGSFADPSFVEAGTKLKELVDLQPFQNGFLGAGYGDHIALMANGKAAMELMGHWAPGAERGAAKDVKTFNANLGWFPFPSVEGGAGDATDALGGGDGFAFGKNAPPAAIDFVRYLTSVENQTAMAKAGIAVPPVVKGAEAGLDDALLKEIQSRVAKAKYYQLYYDQYLPPAVGQAVNDATQELFAGTTAPEQVAKTIEEAAAIELVQ